A DNA window from Comamonas sp. 26 contains the following coding sequences:
- a CDS encoding nuclear transport factor 2 family protein has protein sequence MSTKEFQPDAQFLARFSDAWNRHDIDALMDFMADECEFHAVAGPDLMGRSFVGREAVRDGFQLAWQAFPDASWVDGEHFVQGERGVSESTFKGTKADGLRVEARMVDVFTFRDGKIAVKNAYRKDRPPVSEV, from the coding sequence ATGAGCACTAAAGAATTCCAACCCGATGCCCAGTTTCTGGCACGCTTCTCTGATGCATGGAATCGGCACGACATTGACGCATTAATGGACTTCATGGCCGACGAATGCGAGTTTCACGCCGTTGCCGGTCCAGACTTGATGGGGCGCAGTTTCGTGGGACGTGAGGCCGTGCGCGATGGCTTTCAACTGGCCTGGCAAGCCTTCCCTGATGCATCTTGGGTAGATGGCGAACATTTTGTGCAAGGTGAACGCGGGGTCTCCGAGAGCACCTTCAAAGGTACCAAGGCCGATGGTCTGCGTGTCGAAGCGCGCATGGTCGATGTCTTCACCTTCCGTGACGGCAAGATCGCTGTCAAGAACGCTTACCGCAAGGATCGTCCGCCAGTCTCGGAAGTTTGA